A genomic region of Colletotrichum destructivum chromosome 5, complete sequence contains the following coding sequences:
- a CDS encoding Putative zn(2)Cys(6) fungal-type DNA-binding domain-containing protein — MESRQRSPTPLLRTCRICAHAKIKCDRTQDSGSCDRCLRLGKECTYAVARGRKPPGPRSRSNKLLQVPEHPAAPSVTESPPVSESITSDQSRTPPPPPHPASSSGSAAGDPGSQSRQADLGSGSGNGNGPHDPFQAGQLSLERGQELLDRFRKKLTPHFPFVIIANSVHVSALRKTRPALCLALLAAASHDDVRLQRALGQMFNELVAARLVAGNFTCLDVLQGLLVHLAWAHFQPRPKRYSQHLHLATSIVSDLRLDRPKNPRRWNVEGMSAPHDNVESLDEQRTFLGTYYLSSCTSIVLQKLRIVTLSSFITETANRLAEVAEYPSDQYLPYIVRLQRLAEDIDDVVKNESTLDPMQIQASVSEAKERVDMFKNSLGFSLSDCPLLVPQLHTIQLCLNQLSLPEAPFGLSNPQNAPMQRLIAGLSESIVSAKSLVCVLLHTPPGQEVFFPNIVWVMLHCGFTLAARLDLLAADPRIGFMAEHLRQFSDIAHTIRQVVLRLESASSPDLDDRGDRDSFYHFAIRTKRVEKFYLEQQQRQSDLLEQQQQQQQQQQQQQDFSPQNLHVTMPTSTAGFTTMGTPASDFSNQSQILDYSVAPSVFSHAVAPMDGNVMYGGNHNNFIIPNTGAMNSNPEYVMDALSVLPESFIPFRGWGPVVGNEDGGRAQF; from the exons ATGGAATCCCGTCAACGCAGCCCGACCCCGCTTTTGCGGACGTGTCGCATATGCGCCCATGCCAAAATCAAGTGTGACCGTACCCAGGACTCGGGCTCCTGCGATAGATGCCTCCGTCTGGGCAAGGAGTGCACctacgccgtcgcccgcggcCGGAAGCCGCCGGGGCCGCGATCAAG atcCAACAAGCTGCTCCAGGTTCCGGAGCACCCGGCTGCTCCGAGCGTCACCGAGAGCCCGCCGGTCTCCGAGAGTATCACCTCCGACCAGAGCcggacgccgccaccgccaccgcatccggcctcctcttccggcTCAGCTGCAGGCGACCCAGGGTCTCAGTCCCGCCAGGCCGACcttggcagcggcagcggtaACGGCAACGGCCCTCACGACCCCTTCCAAGCCGGCCAGCTGTCTCTCGAGCGGGGCCAGGAGCTTCTTGATAGGTTCCGCAAGAAACTGACGCCCCATTTCCCCTTCGTCATCATTGCCAATTCGGTGCACGTGAGTGCTCTGAGAAAGACAAGGCCGGCACTGTGTCTGgcgctcctcgccgccgcgtcgcACGACGATGTCCGGCTTCAGAGAGCGCTGGGCCAGATGTTCAACGAACTCGTCGCCGCACGCCTGGTAGCAGGGAACTTTACCTGTTTAGATGTGCTCCAGGGGCTGCTCGTCCACCTCGCCTG GGCCCATTTCCAGCCCAGACCCAAGAGATACTCGCAGCATCTTCACCTGGCGACTAGCATTGTCTCCGACTTGCGCCTAGACAGACCAAAGAACCCTCGGCGTTGGAACGTGGAGGGGATGAGTGCGCCGCATGACAATGTCGAATCTTTGGACGAACAGAGGACTTTCCTCGGGACGTACTATCTTTCATCTTG TACGAGCATCGTGCTCCAGAAACTTCGCATAGTCACTTTGTCCAGTTTCATCACAGAAACGGCGAACCGGCTGGCCGAAGTAGCCGAGTACCCTAGCGACCAGTACCTACCGTACATTGTTCGCCTACAACGGCTCGCCGAAGACATCGACGATGTCGTCAAGAACGAGTCGACATTGGATCCCATGCAGATACAAGCGTCCGTCTCGGAGGCCAAGGAAAGGGTTGACATGTTCAAGAACAGCCTGGGATTCTCCCTCAGCGACTGCC CTCTGTTGGTTCCCCAGCTGCACACGATCCAGCTCTGCTTGAACCAGCTATCGCTGCCAGAGGCCCCCTTCGGACTGAGCAACCCTCAAAACGCTCCGATGCAGCGGCTCATCGCAGGCCTGTCCGAAAGTATCGTGTCCGCCAAATCCCTCGTCTGCGTCCTCCTACACACGCCTCCCGGCCAGGAGGTCTTCTTCCCCAACATTGTCTGGGTGATGCTCCATTGCGGCTTCACGCTGGCCGCCCGGCTGGACCTCTTGGCCGCGGACCCGAGGATAGGCTTCATGGCGGAGCACCTGCGGCAGTTCTCGGACATTGCGCACACCATCCGCCAGGTCGTCCTCCGACTCGAGTCCGCGAGCTCGCCAGACCTCGACGACCGAGGCGATCGCGACAGCTTCTACCACTTTGCCATTCGTACGAAACGCGTCGAGAAGTTCTACctggagcagcagcagcggcagtccgacctcctcgagcaacagcaacagcagcagcagcagcagcagcagcagcaggactTCTCGCCCCAGAATTTACATGTCACCATGCCGACAAGCACAGCCGGCTTCACGACCATGGGCACACCCGCCTCCGACTTCTCGAACCAGAGCCAGATCTTGGATTATTCAGTCGCGCCTTCGGTGTTCTCGCACGCGGTGGCGCCCATGGACGGAAACGTTATGTACGGCGGCAACCACAACAACTTCATCATACCCAACACGGGCGCGATGAACTCGAACCCGGAATACGTCATGGACGCCCTCTCTGTCCTGCCCGAATCCTTCATACCGTTCAGGGGCTGGGGTCCCGTGGTGGGCAACGAAGACGGTGGTAGAGCGCAGTTTTGA